CAGTCTTAACGATCCTGCCCCAACGTCCAGGCCGATTGGCCTCGCGGCGGTTGTGGCTCCGTGGGAAGTGGCCGCGGTGTTCGCACAGAATACGGCGGGCACGCAGGCCGATCCGGTCGTCATCCACAATACGGAGACCGGCGGCTACGTCGCATTCATCAACCAGGGAGGTACGGGCAGTTGGATCGACGACCGAGGTCTGACCTGTGCGGAGTTCATCAACAACTGGGTCGCTACGGTAATCGGCTTGACCGACAAGTCGCTTGCCGGCAATCCCAACCCGGACGATGGGGTCACGGATGTGCCCCGCGACGTGGTTCTGAGTTGGTCGGCCGGCGAATATGCGGTGACGCATGACGTCTATTTCGGCACATCCTTCGACGACGTCAACGCCGCCGGGCGGGGCAATCCGCTGGGCGTGCTGCTCAGCGAGGGCCAGGCGGGCACCACCTTCGATCCGCCCGGGATCCTCGATTTCGGTACAACGTATTACTGGCGGATCGACGAGGTCAACGGCGCCCCCGATTTTGCGATCTACAAAGGCCTGGTCTGGAGCTTCACTGCCGAGCCGCTCGCCTATCCGATCGCGAACGTGACCGCGACCAGCAACGGAACTTCGGGTGCGGCGACTACGCCGGAACGGACGGTCGACGGCTCAGGACTCAATGCCGCCGATCAGCACTCGATCCTCAGCGGTGACATGTGGCTGGCCCAGGCCCCGGCCGATGAAGCCCTGTACATCCAGTACGAGTTCGACGGTGTCTATAAGCTCCACGAGATGCTCGTCTGGAACTACAACGAGCAGTTCGAGCTGATCCTCGGCTTCGGGCTCAAAGACGTCACTGTCGAGTACTCCGAGGATGGCGACGACTGGGCCGTTCTGGGCGACGTGCAGTTGAACCAGGCCACGGCCAGAGCCACCTACATGGCCAATACGACCGTCGATTTCGGAGGCGTAGCGGCCAGGCTCGTCCGTCTGACCGTCAACAGCGGTTGGGGGATGATGGGTCAATATGGCCTCGCTGAAGTGCGCTTCATGTACATCCCCGCCCAGGCGCGCGAGCCACAACCGGGCGACGGTGCGGCGAACGTCAGTGTGGACAGCGCACTGGCCTGGAGAGCCGGTCGCGACGCCGTCTCGCACGAAGTGTATTTCGGCGTCGACCCCGAGGCGTTGGCGCTGGCCGCCACCGTTGTCGGCAGCAGCTATGCACCCGGCGCACTGAATCTCGACGCGACGTATTATTGGCAGGTCAATGCGGTCCAGGAGACCGAGTCGTGGGACGGCGCCCTCTGGAGCTTCGCCACGCAGGAGTATCTGGTCGTCGAGGACTTCGAGAGCTACACCGATGACATCGACGCCGGCGAGGCCATCTTCGACACCTGGATCGATGGCTGGGTCAACAATACCGGCTCGACGGTGGGCCACCTCGAAACGCCGTTTGCCGAACGAGCCATCGTCCACAGCGGCCGGCAGTCCATGCCATTGTTCTACGACAACACAACGACCGCCGTTTCTGAGGCCGACTACGCGCTGTCGGGCAATTGGACGCTGTACGGCATCAAGAGTCTTTCGCTGTACTTCTACGGCGCCGAGGGCAACACCGGCCAACTGTACGTCAAGATCAACAACACCAAGATCGCCTACGATGGTCCGGCGGTCAACCTCGCCCGCCCATCCTGGCAACTGTGGAGCATCGACCTGTCCCAGGCGGGCAACGTCAGCAACGTCAGCTCGCTGACGATCGGTATTGAGGGCGCGGGGGCGAATGGGGTCGTGTACATCGACGACATCCGACTGTATCCTGAGGTTCTTTCGTATGTCTCACCCGATATCACCGGCGCGGGCGACACCGTCCAAGGCGTTCCGAACGACGGCGACTGGCCGGCGGCGGAGCATCCGGCTCTGGCCATCGACGACAACGTCAACACGAAGTATCTGCATCGCAAAGGCGGCAGCCAGGCCACCGGGTTCCAGGTGGCGCCTCTGGTCGGTTCGACGGTCGTCACAGGGCTGACCTTCACCACAGCCAACGACGCGCCCACGCGGGACCCGATTTCCTTCAGGTTATCTGGTTCCAACGCGAGCATCGACGGGCCGTACACGCTGATCGCCAGCGGCGACATCGTCGATTTCGCCGGCGCGACCGCATGGCCGCGGTTCACCAAGAACACCACACCGATCGAGTTCCCGAACGCGACTGTGTACAGGTACTATGAGATCGTGTTCCCGACCCTTCGCGGGCCGGCTGAGACGCTGATGCAGATCGCTGATGTGGAATTCCTCGGCACAGTGGCGCCGTAGAGGGGCCTCTGATGAGGTCTAATGCAGTCTGAGCATCGACTTGGGGCCTGCGTCATTCGGATGCAGGCCCCTTCCTGTCTCAGTGCGCTGGGCGACGGGCATTTCTGATGTATCACGTGATCCGTTTGAGCAGCCAGGCCATGTTCTGGCCGAGGACCCGCATGGTCCGCAGCCCTTCTTCGTCCTGCTCGACGTCGCCTTTGGCCAGGCCGAAGCCCATGTTCCAGTAGATCGAGCCGGGTACGATCATCTGGCCGATCAGGAAGAAGTGGTTGATCGCGTCGAAGACCGGGATCGCGCCGCCCCTCCGCACGGCGACCACCGCGGCGCCGACCTTGCGCCGGAGCATGTCGCCGTTGGCCCGGACGACGAAGCCGGCGCGGTCGATCAGGGCCTTCATCTCCGTCGTCACATTGGCGAAGTAGGTCGGCGAGGCCAGGAGGATGCCGTCGGCCTGGACCATCTTCTCGATGCAATCGTTGGCGATATCGTCGTCGATGACACATCGTCCGTTCTTGTTCTGTATGCACCGCCCGCACGCCGTACAGCCCCGGATGGTCTGGCCGGCCAATTGGACCAGTTCGGTTTCGATGCCCTCGGCCTCCAGTTCGGCGAAGACCTGACGGACCAAAATGGCGGTATTGCCGTCTTTTCGGGCACTTCCGTTGAACGCTACAACCTTCATCGCACGCTCTCCTTATCGTTGCCGGACCACTCGTTTCGGATCGTTTGAGCCGCATGCTATCGGATCGGCTCCCAACCCGCAAGTCTGGATCGAGAAGCCGCGTCTGGGCGGCAATTTCCACGCAATAAACCGCCCTGGCCGGCGACCAATCCAATGTGGCCGATTGGAGGCCGAAAACAGGCAATCAGTGGGGTTAACAAGATTTGAGGAGTCCGATCATGATTACCAGATGGCTGAAAATGGGGGCAATCGCGACGGTGGGCCTGGGGCTTGCCGGCGGTCTGTTGTTTGGGAAGGATGTGGCCAGCTACGTTCGCAGTTCTGCCAAAGGCGTGCGAACCGTGGTCAAGGACTCGGTCCCGATCGAGTTCGAGTTGAGGCGGGCCCGCGATCTGCTGGAGGAGATCATCCCGGAAATGCACGCCAACATCCGGCTGATCGCCCAGGAAGAGGTGGAAGTGGCCGCTCTGAAGGCCGAAATCGCCAAGGGGCAAGAGGGCCTCGAAGACGAACGGGTCAAGATCAGGACGCTTCGCGGGTCGCTGGAGACCCCGCAGGCCCAGTACGTGTTTGCGGGCCGGCAATACAGCCGAGGCGACGTCAAAGCCGATCTGGCCGGACGCTTCGAGCGACTCAAAGAGGGCGAACTGGTTCTGGCGAGCAAGCAACGCCTGCTGGCCTCGCGCGAAAACTCGCTCAACGCTGCCATGCAGTTGCTGGAAAAGACGCGGTCGCAGAAGCACATCCTCGAGAACAAGATCGAAACGCTGGCCAGCCAATATCGGATCGTCAAGGCCGCCTCCGTCG
The Anaerobaca lacustris DNA segment above includes these coding regions:
- a CDS encoding discoidin domain-containing protein, which produces MKRVLLLYAIALVWSTTATANDIAFYVGAPNVDGWYTVVAQTADVETIIALTSHQFKDIQQFNDEQFDDFAAWVEANMDDGEMDIIWLNGCMPSVLYPFPNLQPNGSLAEEWLNHGNMIINVGDWFGYVSYEGGSRQTENGSAGAANILNLAAGIILSADGTTLPVTDAGRQYLPSLNDPAPTSRPIGLAAVVAPWEVAAVFAQNTAGTQADPVVIHNTETGGYVAFINQGGTGSWIDDRGLTCAEFINNWVATVIGLTDKSLAGNPNPDDGVTDVPRDVVLSWSAGEYAVTHDVYFGTSFDDVNAAGRGNPLGVLLSEGQAGTTFDPPGILDFGTTYYWRIDEVNGAPDFAIYKGLVWSFTAEPLAYPIANVTATSNGTSGAATTPERTVDGSGLNAADQHSILSGDMWLAQAPADEALYIQYEFDGVYKLHEMLVWNYNEQFELILGFGLKDVTVEYSEDGDDWAVLGDVQLNQATARATYMANTTVDFGGVAARLVRLTVNSGWGMMGQYGLAEVRFMYIPAQAREPQPGDGAANVSVDSALAWRAGRDAVSHEVYFGVDPEALALAATVVGSSYAPGALNLDATYYWQVNAVQETESWDGALWSFATQEYLVVEDFESYTDDIDAGEAIFDTWIDGWVNNTGSTVGHLETPFAERAIVHSGRQSMPLFYDNTTTAVSEADYALSGNWTLYGIKSLSLYFYGAEGNTGQLYVKINNTKIAYDGPAVNLARPSWQLWSIDLSQAGNVSNVSSLTIGIEGAGANGVVYIDDIRLYPEVLSYVSPDITGAGDTVQGVPNDGDWPAAEHPALAIDDNVNTKYLHRKGGSQATGFQVAPLVGSTVVTGLTFTTANDAPTRDPISFRLSGSNASIDGPYTLIASGDIVDFAGATAWPRFTKNTTPIEFPNATVYRYYEIVFPTLRGPAETLMQIADVEFLGTVAP
- a CDS encoding flavodoxin family protein, with amino-acid sequence MKVVAFNGSARKDGNTAILVRQVFAELEAEGIETELVQLAGQTIRGCTACGRCIQNKNGRCVIDDDIANDCIEKMVQADGILLASPTYFANVTTEMKALIDRAGFVVRANGDMLRRKVGAAVVAVRRGGAIPVFDAINHFFLIGQMIVPGSIYWNMGFGLAKGDVEQDEEGLRTMRVLGQNMAWLLKRIT
- a CDS encoding signal peptide-containing protein gives rise to the protein MITRWLKMGAIATVGLGLAGGLLFGKDVASYVRSSAKGVRTVVKDSVPIEFELRRARDLLEEIIPEMHANIRLIAQEEVEVAALKAEIAKGQEGLEDERVKIRTLRGSLETPQAQYVFAGRQYSRGDVKADLAGRFERLKEGELVLASKQRLLASRENSLNAAMQLLEKTRSQKHILENKIETLASQYRIVKAASVGSKVQVDNGKLAQTEKLIAQIQKRLDVAERVLAHESRFIEAIPVDTVIEADLVAQVDEYFQQHEGPAEAQNPMAKSHGPEASR